In Corynebacterium aquatimens, one genomic interval encodes:
- a CDS encoding septum formation family protein: MAFKGSSISIRALLCAALVGAGGMGAYAGATGFELGAKDEAGTNHAAPTNAPKDEPIAPFTTADKGECLTWNVAPDGQISGFEKASCAGEHRFEVSSREDLSTYPIGEFGPDAPPPNPTRQAQLREELCQAQTKNYLEGRYDPAGRYSIAPILPPAQAWEKGDRTMLCGIQETDQNGAPILTTGRAAEQDQARVTPVGRCIITDEANTASEVECSEVHHIEITSIEDLAPVFPDRTPTVEQQDEYLQKRCTAAAEEFLGGEENLYQSTLQVYWGTSPQPAWDGGSRRVNCGLIFARDNRFAALKGSATAGREGFTIDGKPPAKQPERRPLRSEQRPQDPPPPAPEEGAAP; the protein is encoded by the coding sequence ATGGCTTTTAAGGGATCGTCGATAAGCATTCGTGCTCTGCTCTGCGCTGCGCTCGTGGGCGCGGGCGGAATGGGTGCGTACGCTGGGGCGACGGGTTTTGAGCTCGGCGCAAAGGACGAGGCTGGGACGAACCACGCCGCGCCGACGAACGCCCCGAAGGACGAACCGATCGCACCGTTCACCACCGCGGACAAGGGCGAGTGCCTCACGTGGAACGTCGCGCCGGACGGGCAGATTTCCGGTTTTGAGAAAGCATCCTGTGCCGGTGAGCACCGTTTTGAGGTGTCTTCCCGTGAAGATTTGAGCACCTACCCGATTGGGGAGTTCGGCCCCGACGCGCCGCCGCCGAACCCCACCCGCCAAGCGCAGCTGCGCGAGGAACTCTGCCAGGCGCAGACCAAGAACTACCTTGAGGGGCGCTACGATCCCGCCGGCCGCTACTCCATCGCCCCGATTCTTCCCCCAGCTCAGGCGTGGGAAAAGGGCGACCGTACGATGCTGTGCGGCATCCAGGAAACCGATCAAAATGGCGCCCCAATCTTGACGACGGGCCGGGCGGCCGAGCAAGATCAGGCCCGCGTCACGCCCGTGGGACGCTGCATTATTACGGACGAGGCGAACACCGCGAGCGAGGTCGAGTGCAGCGAAGTTCACCACATTGAGATAACCAGCATCGAGGACTTGGCGCCCGTGTTCCCGGACCGCACACCAACCGTGGAGCAGCAAGACGAGTACCTGCAGAAACGCTGCACCGCCGCGGCGGAGGAATTCCTTGGCGGGGAAGAAAACCTCTACCAGTCGACGCTCCAGGTGTACTGGGGCACCTCGCCGCAGCCAGCGTGGGACGGCGGTTCCCGCAGAGTCAATTGCGGCTTGATTTTCGCCCGCGACAACCGCTTCGCTGCCTTGAAGGGCTCCGCGACAGCGGGCCGCGAGGGCTTTACTATCGACGGAAAACCCCCGGCCAAGCAGCCCGAACGTCGCCCGCTTCGCTCTGAACAGCGGCCGCAGGACCCGCCGCCGCCGGCCCCCGAAGAAGGCGCAGCGCCGTAA
- a CDS encoding LCP family protein — MPITPHSNDPRDNLGDYVIGADGKPIVDRYGRPVLKRPAPAPQHTTPQHNRPKQYMPSEEPQATEYQPAEYQPRRVPDLGERRYQPKQPRPKQPRPQKPRPNQQRPNKQRPRTPRIGCGCGSLIAVLVTLVIVVTLFADAKLNRVDAMPDDHVKNTAGTNWLIVGSDSRQGLSQEEVDRLGTGGDLGQGRTDTIMLLHIPNAGTATLVSIPRDSYVEIPGYGYDKINAAFAFGGPELLATTVEQNTGLRVDHYAEIGMGGLAGMVDVVGGVEICVEEAIQDPLANLDVQAGCQKMDGPTALGYVRTRATAQGDLDRVARQRQFLGALMDRVLSPGVMLNPFRAIALATRGPGLFIVDKHDHVWHLARVALAMRGVQTETVPIGGFQDTEVGSVVLWDEAQADALFARLR; from the coding sequence ATGCCTATCACTCCGCACTCGAATGATCCCCGCGACAACCTGGGTGATTACGTGATCGGTGCGGACGGAAAACCCATCGTGGACCGCTACGGCCGCCCCGTGCTCAAGCGCCCCGCACCAGCCCCGCAGCACACAACCCCGCAGCACAACCGCCCCAAGCAGTACATGCCCAGCGAGGAGCCCCAGGCCACCGAGTACCAGCCCGCCGAGTACCAGCCACGCCGCGTGCCAGACCTCGGCGAGCGCCGCTACCAGCCGAAACAACCACGTCCGAAACAACCACGGCCGCAAAAGCCGCGCCCGAATCAGCAGCGCCCGAACAAGCAGCGCCCGCGCACCCCACGGATCGGCTGCGGCTGCGGCTCACTGATTGCGGTGCTTGTGACGCTGGTGATCGTCGTTACGCTGTTTGCGGACGCGAAGCTCAACCGTGTGGATGCGATGCCGGATGACCACGTGAAAAACACTGCGGGAACGAACTGGTTGATTGTTGGCTCCGATTCACGGCAGGGGTTGAGCCAAGAGGAGGTTGACCGTCTGGGAACGGGCGGTGACCTTGGCCAGGGGCGCACGGACACAATCATGCTGCTGCACATCCCCAACGCGGGCACGGCGACGTTGGTCTCCATTCCGCGTGATTCCTACGTGGAAATTCCTGGGTACGGCTACGACAAGATCAACGCCGCGTTCGCGTTCGGCGGCCCAGAACTTTTGGCCACGACGGTTGAGCAGAACACGGGCCTGCGCGTAGACCATTACGCGGAGATCGGCATGGGCGGCCTGGCCGGCATGGTTGATGTCGTTGGCGGCGTGGAAATCTGCGTGGAGGAAGCGATCCAGGATCCGTTGGCAAACCTGGATGTCCAGGCAGGATGCCAGAAGATGGATGGGCCGACCGCGTTGGGATACGTGCGCACGCGTGCCACAGCGCAGGGTGATTTGGATCGCGTCGCGCGTCAGCGTCAATTCCTCGGTGCGCTCATGGATCGCGTGCTTTCGCCCGGGGTTATGCTCAATCCCTTCCGCGCGATAGCCCTGGCTACGAGGGGTCCGGGCTTGTTCATCGTCGATAAGCATGATCATGTCTGGCACCTCGCACGCGTCGCGCTGGCCATGCGCGGCGTCCAAACGGAGACCGTACCCATCGGTGGATTTCAGGACACAGAAGTCGGCAGCGTTGTCTTGTGGGACGAGGCTCAAGCCGACGCTCTCTTCGCGCGCTTGCGCTAG
- a CDS encoding metallopeptidase family protein, producing the protein MHPVDDEVFESLIDDALDALPDHVTAHMHNVVVLARDYNEDNPELLGLFEGVPLPEQHANHTGYLPEAIFVYKEPLEQMCADLDELAHEVRVTVFHEVGHYFGLEEHELHQLGWG; encoded by the coding sequence ATGCACCCCGTCGACGACGAAGTTTTCGAATCGCTTATCGACGATGCACTTGACGCCCTCCCCGACCATGTCACCGCGCACATGCACAATGTTGTGGTCTTGGCACGCGACTATAACGAGGACAACCCGGAACTGCTTGGCCTCTTCGAAGGCGTGCCGCTGCCGGAACAGCATGCGAACCACACCGGCTACCTTCCAGAGGCGATCTTCGTGTACAAAGAGCCCCTCGAGCAGATGTGCGCTGACCTTGACGAGCTAGCGCACGAAGTCCGCGTCACCGTTTTCCATGAGGTGGGGCACTACTTTGGTCTCGAAGAGCACGAGCTCCACCAGCTGGGATGGGGTTAG
- a CDS encoding histidine phosphatase family protein, which yields MLILLRHGQTTSNVTRALDTALPGADLTELGQQQARDAGAEIIKRFAPARIATSQAIRAQHTGRQAFGAYLEQAGAELEELVGIQEISAGRFEMQNSPEAHLGYLSSVAGYFARNLDAQVDGGETLTQFLGRYRAGLRPYEEAARDDNVVVVSHGGAIRAYAANATSVDSQFATRAYLPNCEYVVINPVGDFGDWELIQWGAAHNQDTGFAVD from the coding sequence ATGCTAATTCTCCTTCGGCACGGACAGACCACTTCCAACGTGACCCGCGCGCTGGACACTGCGCTGCCCGGCGCTGACCTGACCGAACTCGGACAGCAACAGGCACGCGATGCCGGCGCGGAAATCATTAAGCGTTTCGCGCCCGCGCGGATCGCGACATCCCAGGCCATCCGCGCGCAGCACACTGGGCGGCAGGCCTTTGGCGCCTACTTGGAGCAGGCCGGCGCCGAGCTGGAAGAGCTGGTTGGGATCCAGGAAATCTCCGCCGGGCGATTTGAAATGCAAAACTCCCCCGAAGCGCACCTGGGCTACCTGTCCTCCGTCGCTGGCTACTTCGCCCGCAATCTAGATGCGCAGGTGGACGGCGGGGAAACACTCACCCAGTTCCTCGGACGCTACCGCGCCGGGCTGCGTCCCTATGAGGAAGCCGCCCGCGACGATAACGTCGTGGTGGTCAGCCACGGAGGCGCGATCCGCGCCTACGCTGCCAACGCGACATCCGTGGACTCCCAGTTTGCCACGCGCGCGTACCTACCCAACTGCGAATACGTGGTGATTAATCCCGTTGGGGACTTCGGCGACTGGGAACTCATCCAGTGGGGAGCGGCGCACAACCAGGACACCGGCTTCGCCGTTGACTAA
- a CDS encoding Rib/alpha-like domain-containing protein, translated as MSKMNTARRRGTTIAAAALSLALVAPVLQPIAAPVALPAAQAAEATTTATSASNLQSRPTQVLEADAYANGYVKSATDLTNAKHTVSGRAYVYRTTSDAQGYDPSLSTTGESRTPVPEGTVVKLQWMDDDGAVSPIYTAKTTNTKGRDSDPKNVTSNFSPSGPGAYAFDLREGFVDANGRKHIYNATGGQMVKIWIDPYKDPMTGNMQNMLRVAPGGTPGTFGAAGGLLWNNLGSFPFAGQNLQRTAIWMNEVPEPRNDGSNYMTKPRKQWIEDNAGPLKRLAGGEISSPKYQTPKQPIEYTVSGQVWREIDFGQGVSKSAVGNEVTQTFDPYDAKIADGKYSVVLTMLTEEAAQSYKVAMNGTNPAKRAEATKKWLEDYRAKGQDPIVATVKAPVIGSHYTARFPKEAFDKTNANSIYGFLVDENEQIVTSYSTYNNAEYAYPRRNRMLNPKNGSLQAPTDITSLREPFLQGNNRWINVNFAAPITNEARIDILEYDVFNNPAPHGTPLEVRVDGELSNMRNRIVWTKNNQRSDDDATKIEDTALQVCEIETVEDAKKCTFTAWDLDGDKKVNDGDVLTATLYFDNYPISRDSVVVLGDKQNSQYQPSYPHTQIPKGESREIKPTWTDGKGNPINPPVDSEGNGPTFELEPGVTGIPESITVAPDGTVVVTGETPVGKYQIPVVVTYPDGSREIVTAKVDVVNGSDATNTTPRWDNTSTPAGEPVKVPNTGDPIPAGSTVEVTSDKNWTVTTTPEGVVTVTPPADAKTGDKSTITVTVTYPDGSVDVEKFTVTVDNKDGGDNAATTTPNWDNQETTPGEPVKVPNTGDPLPEGTKVTPTIPNNPGGWTVDVDGDGTITVTPPKDSQVGDKIEVEVDVTYPDGSKDKETFTVTVVDVVDVYTVGYPNTKVKVGESETASPVFSTNPKEKNFTEVPGAKNDHDGLWSVGKPGVRDGKVKATAPNQDKLAKAFTDTRDRIVKGQCEPGKVAPEDIKRIIEEIKKLFSAGTAVDVTFEAGATPSKNVPVRFTLVDANGKPLADSDDWDGDGKSNEDEIRDCENPLNPSDQKAPDWNDTSTTPGQPVVVENTGGPVKPGTTVEISDPTKGKVEIDPTTGDITFVPSDDLKPGDKVTVVVKDPEGNKIDEFTIEIVAENPDWNDAETQPNKPVEVKNEGGPVRPGTTVKVTDPTKGTATIDPNSGDITFTPSPNMEPDDVAFIVVTGPDDKEIDTFHVTVVVSEPYWNDASTPADKPVTIPNEGGPTKPGTTVTVEGGEGKGTAKIDDNGNITFTPGDNAKPGDKITVTVKDPSGNIIDTITVTVKDPTKVVEPPIYNSGTDTTTVTTTVEKWTGLSSHLPDRDHCIATLASFGIPLALLIPVGIVAAAGLPGLQPMMDQVSVQIKQANTNLQQSLGVFNPEVARVAAQIDAQLAPVGLNLAQAAIGLALLAAGIAAIVSVYKACVDPNGVQVLSSTGSSGRGAGKGSDKKKSTSPTTTSTTSAATEPKPSEPTSTKSKPSEPTTTESTSTEPTSTESTTTAPTTTPESN; from the coding sequence ATGTCCAAGATGAACACCGCACGCCGCCGCGGAACCACCATTGCGGCAGCCGCACTGTCCCTGGCGCTCGTCGCCCCAGTCCTCCAGCCGATCGCTGCACCGGTGGCACTGCCCGCCGCGCAGGCTGCAGAAGCGACCACGACCGCCACAAGCGCCTCGAATCTGCAGAGCCGGCCTACACAGGTCCTCGAGGCGGACGCGTACGCCAACGGCTACGTCAAGAGCGCGACGGATCTGACCAACGCAAAGCACACGGTTTCCGGTCGCGCGTACGTCTACCGCACCACTTCGGACGCCCAGGGCTACGACCCTTCGCTTTCCACCACCGGCGAAAGCCGCACCCCCGTGCCAGAAGGCACCGTGGTGAAACTCCAGTGGATGGACGACGACGGCGCGGTTTCGCCGATCTACACCGCGAAAACCACGAACACCAAGGGCCGCGACTCCGACCCGAAGAACGTGACCTCAAACTTCAGCCCATCGGGCCCTGGTGCGTACGCATTTGATCTCCGCGAGGGGTTCGTCGACGCTAACGGCCGTAAGCACATCTACAACGCCACGGGCGGCCAGATGGTGAAGATCTGGATTGATCCGTACAAGGATCCGATGACCGGAAACATGCAAAACATGCTGCGTGTTGCGCCGGGTGGTACTCCGGGTACCTTCGGTGCCGCCGGTGGTCTGCTCTGGAACAACCTCGGCTCGTTCCCGTTCGCCGGTCAGAACCTTCAGAGGACTGCAATTTGGATGAACGAGGTCCCCGAACCGCGTAACGACGGTTCGAACTACATGACCAAGCCTCGCAAACAGTGGATCGAGGACAATGCTGGCCCGCTTAAGCGTCTTGCCGGCGGTGAGATTTCCAGCCCGAAGTACCAGACGCCAAAGCAGCCGATCGAATACACCGTAAGCGGTCAGGTCTGGCGCGAAATCGACTTCGGCCAAGGCGTGAGCAAGAGCGCCGTGGGCAACGAAGTCACGCAGACCTTCGACCCCTACGATGCGAAGATCGCAGACGGCAAGTACTCCGTCGTGCTCACCATGCTCACCGAGGAAGCTGCGCAGTCCTACAAGGTTGCGATGAACGGCACCAACCCGGCAAAGCGTGCCGAGGCGACCAAGAAGTGGCTCGAAGACTACCGCGCCAAGGGCCAGGACCCAATCGTCGCAACGGTTAAGGCACCCGTGATCGGTAGCCACTACACCGCCCGCTTCCCCAAGGAAGCCTTCGACAAGACCAACGCGAATTCCATCTACGGCTTCTTGGTCGATGAGAACGAGCAGATTGTGACTTCGTACTCCACCTACAACAATGCTGAGTACGCATACCCACGTCGCAACCGCATGCTGAACCCGAAGAACGGTAGCCTCCAGGCCCCGACCGACATCACGTCGCTGCGTGAGCCGTTCCTGCAGGGCAACAACCGCTGGATCAACGTCAACTTCGCTGCACCGATCACCAATGAGGCACGTATCGACATTCTTGAGTACGACGTCTTCAACAACCCGGCGCCGCACGGCACTCCACTTGAGGTACGCGTTGACGGTGAACTCTCCAACATGCGTAACCGCATTGTGTGGACGAAGAATAACCAACGCAGTGATGACGACGCGACGAAGATCGAGGACACCGCCCTGCAGGTCTGTGAAATTGAGACCGTCGAAGATGCGAAGAAGTGCACCTTCACCGCGTGGGACCTTGATGGGGATAAGAAGGTCAACGACGGTGACGTTCTTACTGCGACGCTGTACTTCGACAACTACCCGATTTCGCGCGACTCCGTGGTCGTCCTGGGCGACAAGCAGAACTCCCAGTACCAGCCGAGCTACCCGCACACTCAGATCCCGAAGGGCGAGTCGCGAGAGATCAAGCCAACCTGGACCGATGGTAAGGGTAACCCCATCAATCCTCCGGTTGACTCCGAGGGGAACGGCCCGACATTCGAGCTCGAGCCCGGCGTGACCGGTATCCCGGAGTCCATCACTGTGGCACCTGACGGCACCGTCGTCGTGACAGGTGAGACACCGGTTGGCAAGTACCAGATCCCCGTCGTTGTGACCTACCCGGATGGTTCACGCGAGATCGTTACCGCCAAGGTCGACGTGGTCAACGGCAGCGACGCGACGAACACCACCCCGCGTTGGGACAACACCTCCACCCCGGCCGGCGAGCCGGTGAAGGTCCCGAACACCGGTGACCCAATCCCTGCAGGCAGCACGGTCGAGGTAACCTCCGACAAGAACTGGACCGTTACCACTACCCCTGAAGGCGTCGTCACAGTCACTCCGCCGGCTGATGCAAAGACCGGCGACAAGTCCACGATCACGGTCACCGTGACGTACCCTGATGGTTCCGTCGACGTTGAGAAGTTCACCGTCACCGTGGACAATAAGGACGGTGGCGACAACGCTGCGACCACCACCCCGAACTGGGACAATCAGGAGACCACGCCGGGTGAACCGGTGAAGGTTCCGAACACCGGTGACCCGCTGCCCGAGGGCACGAAGGTCACCCCGACCATCCCCAACAACCCGGGTGGTTGGACCGTCGATGTAGACGGCGACGGCACCATTACCGTGACGCCGCCGAAGGACTCCCAGGTCGGCGACAAGATCGAGGTCGAGGTCGACGTAACGTACCCGGACGGTTCCAAGGACAAGGAAACCTTCACGGTCACCGTCGTCGATGTTGTGGATGTCTACACGGTTGGGTACCCGAACACCAAGGTCAAGGTCGGCGAATCCGAGACCGCATCCCCGGTGTTCAGCACCAACCCGAAAGAGAAGAACTTCACCGAGGTTCCCGGCGCCAAGAACGACCACGACGGCCTGTGGTCCGTCGGTAAGCCTGGCGTCCGCGACGGAAAAGTGAAGGCTACCGCACCGAACCAGGACAAGCTGGCGAAGGCGTTCACGGACACGCGCGACCGAATCGTTAAGGGCCAGTGCGAACCGGGCAAGGTTGCACCGGAGGACATCAAGAGGATCATCGAGGAGATCAAGAAGCTCTTCTCTGCTGGTACCGCTGTGGATGTCACGTTCGAAGCGGGTGCAACTCCATCGAAGAACGTACCGGTTCGTTTCACGCTGGTGGATGCTAACGGCAAGCCGTTGGCTGACAGTGATGACTGGGATGGCGACGGTAAGAGCAACGAGGATGAAATCCGCGACTGCGAAAACCCGCTCAACCCAAGTGACCAGAAGGCACCGGACTGGAACGACACCTCAACCACCCCGGGCCAGCCTGTCGTCGTGGAAAACACCGGTGGCCCGGTCAAGCCGGGCACCACGGTGGAGATCTCTGATCCCACCAAGGGCAAGGTCGAAATCGACCCGACCACCGGCGACATCACCTTCGTTCCAAGCGACGACTTGAAGCCGGGCGACAAGGTCACCGTTGTGGTCAAGGATCCTGAGGGCAACAAGATCGATGAATTCACCATCGAGATCGTTGCTGAGAACCCGGACTGGAACGACGCGGAAACCCAGCCGAACAAGCCGGTAGAGGTCAAGAATGAAGGCGGCCCAGTTCGCCCTGGCACCACGGTCAAGGTCACGGATCCGACGAAGGGCACTGCGACGATCGATCCGAACAGCGGTGACATCACCTTCACTCCGAGCCCGAACATGGAACCAGATGACGTCGCGTTCATCGTCGTCACCGGACCAGATGACAAGGAGATTGACACCTTCCACGTCACGGTCGTGGTCAGCGAGCCGTACTGGAACGACGCTTCCACCCCGGCGGACAAGCCGGTCACCATCCCGAACGAGGGTGGTCCGACCAAGCCTGGCACCACCGTCACCGTTGAAGGCGGCGAGGGCAAGGGCACCGCGAAAATCGATGACAACGGCAACATCACGTTCACCCCGGGTGACAACGCGAAGCCGGGCGACAAGATTACGGTGACGGTGAAGGACCCGTCGGGCAACATCATCGACACGATCACCGTCACGGTGAAGGACCCGACCAAGGTAGTCGAGCCGCCGATTTACAACTCGGGTACGGATACCACCACGGTGACTACGACGGTGGAGAAGTGGACAGGCCTGTCCAGCCACCTGCCGGACCGCGATCACTGCATCGCTACGCTGGCAAGCTTCGGTATTCCGCTGGCACTGCTGATTCCGGTTGGTATCGTGGCTGCCGCTGGCCTACCGGGTCTGCAGCCGATGATGGACCAGGTCAGCGTCCAGATCAAGCAGGCCAACACGAACCTGCAGCAGTCACTGGGTGTCTTCAACCCAGAGGTCGCCCGCGTGGCAGCGCAGATCGACGCGCAGCTCGCACCGGTCGGTCTGAACCTCGCGCAGGCGGCGATCGGCCTGGCACTGCTGGCAGCCGGTATTGCGGCGATCGTCTCGGTCTACAAGGCCTGTGTTGACCCGAACGGTGTCCAGGTCCTGTCCTCGACTGGCAGCAGCGGACGCGGTGCAGGCAAGGGTTCGGACAAGAAGAAGTCCACGTCCCCGACCACCACGTCGACGACCAGCGCAGCGACTGAGCCCAAGCCGTCTGAGCCCACGTCGACTAAGTCCAAGCCGTCTGAGCCCACGACGACTGAGTCCACGTCGACTGAGCCCACGTCGACTGAGTCCACCACCACGGCCCCGACCACCACGCCGGAGTCGAACTAG
- the pheA gene encoding prephenate dehydratase: MSEPTKTVAFLGPRGTFTEEALWAFAPYIDGEIKPQSVDSPFEALDAVHTGKADYAVVAIENSVDGSVTTTADALIEAPSAQIYREVELPITFAIMVRPGTDLKELADLRAPRLSTHPVAYSQVKQWMRANVPGAAFQPASSNAAAAQAVADGDADVAAAPLRAADMFGLDVVARDVADIAGARTRFVLVGPSGRPTPRTGEDRTSVIFQLPNEPGTLVGALQEFAYRGVDLSRIESRPTRVEANTYNFYVDLVGHIDDVPVAEALRSLWLRSTEISFLGSWPRFGSERATREDAFTSEHIEQATKWVTAAREGHQC, encoded by the coding sequence ATGAGTGAACCCACAAAAACTGTCGCTTTTCTTGGCCCCCGGGGGACTTTCACGGAGGAAGCGTTGTGGGCGTTTGCCCCGTACATCGATGGTGAGATCAAGCCGCAATCCGTCGATTCCCCGTTTGAAGCGCTTGATGCGGTACACACGGGTAAAGCGGATTACGCGGTGGTGGCGATAGAGAATTCTGTCGACGGATCGGTGACGACGACGGCGGATGCCCTGATTGAGGCGCCGTCCGCACAGATTTACCGCGAGGTGGAGCTGCCCATTACTTTCGCCATCATGGTGCGCCCCGGAACGGATCTCAAAGAGCTTGCGGACTTAAGAGCCCCACGCTTATCGACGCACCCAGTGGCGTATTCCCAGGTCAAGCAGTGGATGCGCGCGAACGTGCCGGGGGCGGCGTTCCAGCCAGCGAGTTCCAACGCCGCCGCCGCGCAGGCCGTGGCTGATGGGGATGCGGATGTGGCAGCGGCCCCGCTGCGCGCGGCAGACATGTTCGGCCTTGACGTTGTTGCCCGCGACGTGGCGGACATCGCTGGGGCACGCACCCGTTTCGTTCTGGTGGGGCCGTCAGGCCGACCAACGCCGCGGACGGGTGAGGACCGCACGTCCGTGATCTTCCAGCTCCCTAATGAGCCCGGCACCTTGGTGGGTGCGCTGCAGGAATTCGCCTACCGCGGCGTGGACCTGTCCCGCATTGAATCGCGCCCCACGCGCGTGGAGGCGAACACGTACAACTTCTACGTTGATCTAGTCGGACACATTGATGACGTACCGGTAGCTGAGGCCCTGCGCAGCCTGTGGTTGCGGTCCACCGAGATCAGCTTCCTTGGCTCCTGGCCCCGCTTCGGATCCGAGCGGGCCACCCGAGAAGACGCGTTCACCTCCGAACACATCGAGCAGGCGACCAAGTGGGTTACCGCCGCGCGGGAAGGGCACCAATGCTAA
- a CDS encoding amino acid permease, translating to MSATDPTDPAGSTPPQVVRRGGLKTRHLNFIALGSAIGTGLFYGSAGAIQAAGPSVLLVYLLGGAVVYFMLRALGEMSVRHPVTGSFAEYSRAHMGGAAGYLTGWMFAFEMVIVALADLTAIGIYMGFWFPDVNRWVWIVAALLIVGAANLASTKAFGELEFWFTVVKVGAVIAMIIAGAAVLAFGLSDSASTGPANLVNDGGFFPNGFSGMVSSFILVLFAFGGTEIIGVAGSEAEDPKSSIPKAINTVPVRILVFYVLAILVILMINPWRSITGDESPFVQIFSALGVNWAAALLNVVVITAALSAINADLFGAGRVLTGLAKQEFAPKVMAKTVRGVPVMTTVILLAVMVIGVVANTYIPDRVFEIVASLATFATIFVWLMILLAHLASRRKMSPEELSSLDYKVPLWPWGQYFAIFFILFTFGIMLWLPDFRVAFFVGLAFSVIAVAMYYITGRHKVPGVSNPVPGGH from the coding sequence ATTTCCGCAACCGATCCCACGGATCCTGCCGGTTCCACACCGCCGCAGGTGGTCCGCCGCGGCGGACTGAAGACCCGCCACCTGAACTTCATTGCGCTGGGCTCGGCGATTGGTACGGGCCTGTTCTACGGCTCTGCCGGCGCGATTCAGGCCGCCGGTCCGTCCGTGTTACTGGTGTACCTGCTCGGCGGTGCGGTGGTGTATTTCATGCTCCGCGCCTTAGGTGAGATGTCCGTCCGCCACCCCGTTACCGGCTCTTTCGCCGAATATTCCCGCGCCCACATGGGCGGTGCCGCCGGTTACCTGACCGGCTGGATGTTCGCGTTTGAGATGGTGATCGTGGCGCTGGCGGACCTCACCGCGATTGGCATCTACATGGGGTTTTGGTTCCCCGACGTGAACCGGTGGGTGTGGATTGTGGCCGCCCTGCTCATCGTCGGTGCCGCCAACTTAGCCAGCACCAAAGCCTTTGGTGAACTCGAGTTCTGGTTCACGGTGGTCAAGGTCGGCGCGGTGATCGCCATGATCATCGCCGGCGCCGCGGTATTGGCGTTCGGCCTGTCCGATTCCGCCTCCACCGGACCTGCGAACCTGGTCAACGACGGCGGATTCTTCCCCAACGGTTTCAGCGGAATGGTGTCGTCCTTCATCCTTGTGCTCTTCGCCTTCGGTGGCACGGAAATCATCGGCGTCGCCGGTTCTGAGGCTGAGGACCCCAAGTCCTCCATCCCCAAGGCAATCAACACCGTCCCGGTGCGCATCCTGGTGTTTTACGTCTTAGCCATCCTGGTCATTTTGATGATCAACCCGTGGCGCTCCATCACCGGCGACGAGTCTCCGTTTGTTCAGATCTTCAGCGCCCTCGGCGTGAACTGGGCGGCTGCGCTGCTCAACGTCGTGGTCATTACCGCCGCGCTGTCCGCCATCAACGCGGACCTCTTCGGCGCCGGCCGCGTGCTCACCGGACTGGCCAAGCAGGAGTTCGCCCCGAAGGTCATGGCTAAAACCGTCCGTGGTGTTCCCGTCATGACCACCGTGATCCTCCTAGCCGTCATGGTCATCGGCGTGGTGGCCAACACCTACATCCCGGACCGCGTGTTTGAAATCGTCGCGTCGCTAGCAACATTCGCCACCATCTTCGTGTGGCTCATGATTCTGCTTGCGCACCTCGCTTCTCGACGAAAGATGTCCCCCGAAGAGCTGTCCTCCCTTGACTACAAGGTCCCGTTGTGGCCATGGGGCCAGTACTTTGCCATCTTCTTTATCCTGTTCACCTTCGGGATCATGCTGTGGTTGCCGGACTTCCGCGTGGCCTTCTTTGTCGGCCTTGCCTTCTCGGTCATTGCCGTAGCCATGTACTACATCACCGGCCGCCACAAAGTCCCCGGCGTGAGCAACCCCGTCCCCGGCGGCCATTAA